The following coding sequences lie in one Numenius arquata chromosome 27, bNumArq3.hap1.1, whole genome shotgun sequence genomic window:
- the LOC141475826 gene encoding feather keratin 4-like, whose product MSCYDLCPPKTSVAVPQPIAESCNELCARQCPDSTAFIQPPPVVVTFPGPILSSFPQQAVVGSSGAPAFGGNLGLGGLYGAGATQGSGGLCTFGRAYAAPACSPCVLPRYTKKLWDTCGPC is encoded by the coding sequence ATGTCTTGCTAcgacctgtgcccaccaaagaccagcgtggccgtccctcagcccatcgctgagagctgcaacgAGCTGTGCgcccgccagtgccccgactccacggccttcatccagccaccccccgtcgtggtgaccttccccggccccatcctcagctccttcccccagcaagccgtggtgggctcctccggagcacccgcctttgggggcaacctggggctggggggcctctacggggccggtgccacccagggctcggggggcctctgcacctttggcagagcctacgctgctcctgcctgcagcccttgtgtcttgccccgctacaccaagaagctctgggacacctgtgggccctgctag
- the LOC141475854 gene encoding feather keratin 3-like — protein MQEAIFLASVMTLDFPGGGRGSAGVGHVPPAWPAPPHARWTSIKAVASLSTDIHCSCLALLRKRAQLSHTKMSCYDLCPPKTSVAVPQPIAESCNDLCTRQCPDSTAFIQPPPVVVTFPGPILSSFPQQAVVGSSGAPAFGGNLGLGGLYGAGATQGSGGLCTFGRAYAAPACSPCVLPRYTKKLWDTCGPC, from the exons ATGCAGGAGGCCATCTTCTTGGCTAGCGTCATGACCCTGGACTTCCCT ggaggaggcaggggctcgGCTGGCGTGGGCCACGTGCCCCCAGCGTGGCCAGCTCCTCCCCACGCTCGctggaccagcataaaagcagtgGCCTCGCTGAGCACTGACATCCACTGCTCCTGCCTCGCTCTGCTCAGGAAAAGG GCTCAGCTCTCTCACACAAAGATGTCTTGCTAcgacctgtgcccaccaaagaccagcgtggccgtccctcagcccatcgctgagagctgcaacgACCTGTGCacccgccagtgccccgactccacggccttcatccagccaccccctgttgtggtgaccttccccggccccatcctcagctccttcccccagcaagccgtggtgggctcctccggagcacccgcctttgggggcaacctggggctggggggcctctacggggccggtgccacccagggctcggggggcctctgcacctttggcagagcctacgctgctcctgcctgcagcccttgtgtcttgccccgctacaccaagaagctctgggacacctgtgggccctgctag
- the LOC141475827 gene encoding feather keratin 4-like, protein MSCYDLCPPKTSVAVPQPIADSCNELCARQCPDSTAFIQPPPVVVTFPGPILSSFPQQAVVGSSGAPAFGGNLGLGGLYGAGATQGSGGLCTFGRAYAAPACNPCVLPRYTKKLWDTCGPC, encoded by the coding sequence ATGTCTTGCTAcgacctgtgcccaccaaagaccagcgtggccgtccctcagcccatcgctgaCAGCTGCAACGAGCTGTGCGCCCGCCAGTGCCCTGACTCCacggccttcatccagccaccccccgtcgtggtgaccttccccggccccatcctcagctccttcccccagcaagccgtggtgggctcctccggagcacccgcctttgggggcaacctggggctggggggcctctacggggccggtgccacccagggctcggggggcctctgcacctttggcagagcctacgctgctcctgcctgcaacccttgtgtcttgccccgctacaccaagaagctctgggacacctgtgggccctgctag